The Miscanthus floridulus cultivar M001 chromosome 6, ASM1932011v1, whole genome shotgun sequence genomic interval TTGTGCAGTGTATGTTAGTAGAACATAAATTTACAGCATGCGCAAGAAAACATAAATCATACAAATGTGAGGAGTAGGTCTCATAAAGTGATCCAAAATGAGCAAAGCAGTAGGTCTGGAGTTTGCACTTGCACATAAATAAAGGCGCGGAATAAAGTTTACCTGAAGAAAAACTGTCCCTCTTTCATAGGCTACTCTGTTTATCAAGCGTTTGGTCCTTTCACCACATGCATTGCATGTAAATTGAACAAGCAAGCTTCTTCTAGGAAGCTTTATATCAATAGTCGTTTCCTGGAACATCACACAAACAAAAGTTACATATAGGACATTTGCTTCCTGAAACATCACAAAAAAAAGTTACATATAGGATATTCTGGCATACAAACTATACTTCTGCTGTTTGCCGCTTCACTATTCAATCTGCCACTGAATTGAGCAGCACTTATTCATTTTCTGAACCTAGTTTGTTCCTCAATCAGCAAGAAATTTGTTACTTTGTTTTTCATGCAATAAACCGCTGAACTATATATAAACTGCAAGACCTTATCATATTATTTCTTTTTCATATTTTCACACATCacattgttagattgatctctaatctcaAACTGGggccaacggcccagttgggcctttgatccgcgccctgatcggaggcgcccagcccactatggttgaagggcccctgtcacactgcgcaataaatagatgTGGGAGTCAgcggctcaagtcacgaggttcgtctgagccgagctccccaccgacaaaccctaaacccgatctagagggcgcgcagccagtgacgggaagccaccagccgcgccgccaatGGACTACGTCATCCGCGGCCACTACACTGCGCCGCCACCCGTCttccccgaccgtcgctgccctagcgcagacatcgactccatggcggacgtgAGCAGGATCCTTCCTCCactgcggtgtcaggtttgacacgtccatcttctacctctccctttctctcgttCTACCTACTGTTACTGCACTAGGAGACTTTCTATGATTCATGATACTATTCAACAGCAAGTACCTGGCTAGATCTATGCTTCTAGTGATCCTATAGgtttaacaatggtaccagagcttcGTTTAGGTATAGATCTAGCTTATCAGTTTAGAACCGTTCGGATCTAAGAAAAGAACAGAGGTTCATCCGAACCCTAACCCGTCGGGGAACAAGAACAGTACCCTAACCCGTCGGGGAAGATGAATAGTGACTCCAGTGAGTCAAAACTAGCCAGATTCTATTGAGTAGATCTCGGTATGGgtacaaatagaaaagaaaagaaatcaaatcaAAGAGATGAACCGAATCGAATTGGGaaacgaaaccctaaccctagatcctcaatcggttgaatccgagaagaacaaaagaaagaactcaaatcagaaggggaagaaggggaaggggaggcctacctcgctgctgcctcgccggcgcgcggggaGAAGAAGACCGAGCCGGGGGCGCTGCTCGCTGGGCTCTGGCCAAAGGGGCGCcgcggctaggccgctcgacggcggcgcactcacccgctggggagcgcgcacgccggcgaggggccggcaacggcgccagggCTCTCTGCTCGCTCTCGTCGTCGTTTGCTCGTCGCTCGGGCGATTCAGGGCTGAGAAGGGGAGAGAGGAGAAGGCCGAATGGCCGCTAGGGTTCGGGGACCGCGGCCGGGAGAGGGTTTTGTTTGGCCGAAACGACCGGACGGCCGTCGGATGAGATCTAACGGCGATGGAAGAACGGGCCAACTCACGTCCCATGCGGGCGCGTGCGGCCGCGGCACTTTGCCGAACCAGGCCCACGttgtggcctgggtgcggccAAGCGCCGCGCAGAATAGTGGGCTGAGCCGGTTTTGGCCGGTTTGGGCCGAGAAAGGAAGAACAAGAGCCCGGTTTCGTATTTTGCTTTTTCCAGAAAAACTGAAAAatagaaattggctcaaaagaaaataaaaaaagtattttttccctgtgggtaaaattcaagaaaatgagttcatttttttcgctgcgtatttaaagttgttattttcattattaaattcgaacgaACCGGAGAATTTAATTtaaaaaatggatatgtttttagtttattataatattgttattattctgaccaacgttgattaatggtaatattataatgttttgtcatgcattaattctatttctgcccaacgatgatgtagaattagtgtagaggacaattgtatgttttaattttgaccaacgttggaactaagacATGCAgttgttattattatgtttatgttatCACTCTATATAATTGTGTTCTCAGGTggaatacaacttgatgggttatatcacagagatccccactctcaaaggtgataactacacggagtggaagaaaaagattgacctggcctttatcttggctgaggtggactaggGTAGTCACCttaccgtgtcccactgagcctgtggcactggtgagggagacaaacgaggctgatgccgcttgggtaaccagagagagggattttggatcccaaaagatatcctatgaccTTAAGCATAGGAAATAGGGTCACTGTCAACAAGAAATGTAtggttgtgataaagaacacgattgaacctgtaattgtgggctcaatccaagagtgtgacaccgtcaacgagtacctcgatagaataaagagttagttcactaagctcttcaaagacatatgctacctagctgataaagcagctggcgacagagaggtactctgaaaataatggcataagagagcacatactaaggatgagcaatttggcatccaagctaaaaccaatggatctggctctcaaggaagagttccttatccatctgatttttatTTCCGTGCCAAAGGactttgacacttttgttgtcaactacaacatacaaccCGAGAAGTGGGACATGAAGAGACCCATGGCTATgcgtgtgcaagaggaggagagaataaaagctgccaatggtgacactatcaattatctgaaagacaacaaaaaaagaatactaatgctaactccttcccaaagtcaaagggaaagggtcccatgctgcatcagctctagcagaacaagttcacagtagagaaagaccagtgtctctattacaataagacgggacattataagaaagattgtcccgactacttaaagatgatcatgacaaagaaaggtaagaacattattacgttcataaatgaatccctgtatgtacagtatttgaaatctacttggtgaaataactcaggtgcaactgtttatgttgctaattctttatagggattcCGTTCAATGAGGACAACataaagaagcgaaagacacagTTAAAGTTGTAAATAGAGTCCGAGTAGATGTCGAAGCCgctggcgatctttctctagagcttgttgatggcttcacacttttacttagagatattCTATATGTTCtctctttacagagaaacttgattggTGTTTCATGCTTAGACAATGATGGATATAATTACCATTTTGGGACAAATATAAGATaatatttaataatgcatgtgttgatattgttatcttacaaaatgagctttatttattatcactatgTAATGAAGTGAATGTTGTATGTGAAGAtagggaacgttgcgtgcgacaatgagaatgtaccATCATTTGTTGATGTAaatagaaaacgaaagagagctcatgatgcgttgTCAAAATTATAGCACTGTCATTTAGGCTATATTTTGAggaggagaatagaaagactagttaagaatgatattctttcttcattagagttctcagatttagaacaatgtagagaatgcataaaaggaaagtatgtaaagaaaattaaaaaaaaagatgtcaaacgaagcgctAGGAAATATTATAGATTATTcatacagacatctgtggtccgtttcctataaagagtgtggatgactatgattcgttcataacattcacagatgattacttcccgttatggctacatttatccaatcaaagaaagaacagaagcattagataaatttaagatatttaagacagaagttaaaaaccaacacaatttaaagattaagatagttaggtccgaccgtggaggagagtactacggtcgacataccccatatggccaagtttttggaccttttgcaaggtttttacaggagaatgacatagtagcccagtattctacaccggacgaacctcagcagaatggagtagctgaaagacacaatcgtaccctaatggatatggtgTGCAGTATGATaaattactccaccttacagttgagcctatggatggaggcattaaaaccgttatttatattctcaatagagtaccaagtaagtcagtgctcaaaacaccgtatgagttatgaACAGGAatagtaccctcactaaaccacttacgtatgTGGAgagtcctactgaggctaaagtatttaactcaaacattagaaagctagatcccaaaacagtaagttgtcatttcattggctacctagaatagtcaaaaggttttcatttctactgtccaaacagacatacaaagtttacgAAAACAAGACACGCAGTCTTTCTAgatgatgaaatgatgagggggagcatggtagctcaagaaattgaccttgaagaaaaGAGGATGTATGCGCCCACTTCGATGATTCATGAGCAATTTTTTTCACTACCTGCTATCGCTGCACCAACAGTGCAaaatactgtggtgccagcaccttttgttattccgcctgtggcaacaatgaatgacgatgaggaacatgttcttcaggatcctgtagaacctattgccatacatgagggagagcaacaacagcctcaaacagaagatgtgccaaatgtggaggcccctagaaggtctcaaagagttaaaaatcagttattcctgctgactatgaagtatacaacactgaggaatttcaaatgaagAATAATCCcaactcatttgaagaagccatgagaaatgatcattcatcaaagtggctcgaggccatagaagatgaaataaaatctatgaatgctaataaagtttgggacttgaaaataattcctaaaggagccaaaacaggctataaatgggtctataaaataaaacttgactctcaagagaatatagagagatataaagcgtgacttgttgcaaaaggctttacgcaaagagaatgaattgATTACAATAAGACATTTTCTCCAATCTcatataaggattccttcagaatcataatgataTTAAtgacacattacgatttagaattatatcagatggatgtaaagacgacatttctcaacggagattTGAAGGAAAATGTTAACAtgacacaaccgaaaggttttgtcatggaaggaaaagaacgaatgggatgccgcctaaagaaatccatttatggattaaaacaagcttcaagacagtggtacttaaagtttgatcagacaataagaaattttgggtttaaagagaatgttgaggacaattgtgtctatgcaaagtttaagaatggaaagtttatctttCTCGCCCTGTATGTCGATGATATCTttcttgctagtagtgatgtcagtctactactggagacaaagaagtttttgtcctcaagatttgatatgaaagatcttggtgaagcctcgttcgttctagggatcaagattcaccgagatagaagtaaaggggtattaggactgtcacaaaaaacatacatagaaagaatcttaaaaaattcagtatgtacaaatgtagtccctcacctgctcctatagtcaaggacgacAGATATAGGGAATTAACAATGCCCTAGGAactaatatgagatcgatcaaatgaaagcggttccatatgctttagctgtcggaagcttgcaatatgctcaagtatgtacacgccctgacttggcatttgttaccgggttacttgacagATTCCAAAGCAATCTtagaacagaacactggaaattaataaagaaagtcttgcgttatttgcaaggaacgaaagacctcatgatgacgtatagaagatctgattcactccatatagtggtatatttagattctgattatgcaggagatgatagaaaatctatgtatggatatgtattcactctcgcagggggagctatttcatggaacagctcaaagcaaactgtcactacatcgtccataatgtataccgagtttgtagcatgttatgagacaacggggcaggtgaactggctagagaagttcatacccggtttgaaggtggttgacgacatctatagacacttaagttatactacgataataatccggcagtacagtatgctcacaacaataagttaagtggtgctgccaaacacattgacataaagtattatgttgtgaaagataaagtccgggatcaagtcataagtcttgagcatataagtaccgaaaagatgctcgcggatccgtttataaaaggcttaccacccagcgtgtttagagaacatgtagccagcataggtttaagggaaagcctataattcctggataaaagaaggcccaaagttaagtatctatttcagaacagagtggtgtgttgtagagGGCGCACAGCCAGTGACGAGAAGCCACTAGCCACGCCGCCACCGGACTACGTCACCGCGACTACTGCACTGCGCCGCCACCTGTCttccccgaccgtcgctgccctagcgtaGACATCGAttccatggcggacgcgagcggATTCTCCTCCACTACGGTGTTAGGTTTGACACGTCCATCTTCTACCTCTCACTTTCTCTCGTTCTACCTACTGTTACTGCACTAGTAGACTTTCTAGGATTCATGATACTATTCAACAGCAAGTACACGGTTAGATCTATGCTCCTAGTGATCCTATATGTTTAACACACATATGTATGCTATCAACCTACCAAATTTGCAATATACAAAATGTTTGTCTTTTGAATGCCATAGTATGCAAGAAACCCAAGCAATGAAAGACCTACAAGAAATGTACACAAAGTACAATCTCAGTAAACAATTAGCAATTTCAAATGAACGGGCGTGTTCATATATACAGTTTACTAAGCCAATCAGCCAATGGACAAAGAAGACATGGTGCCAGAAACCCACAATTATTCTGACAATAGGAATCATTAAAGTTGATATAGAATAGCTAGCACCCTACATCAACGTATCAGGCTGAATCTCATCAGTTATCCAATTTCAATAAATAGTGGTCCAAAAGCCTAAGCAATTACTGTTTCCCCGTCGCTGGTGGCTACCCAATCCAATCCATTCCCTAATCGCCTCCGCTAAATAATTCCAAGGAACATGGAGCATCCATAACCCAGACCAATTCACCCCTGACAATCATAGAGAGGAAGGGCAGAGAGTGCCTAACCGTTGGCGACGGCACCGCGTCCGAATTGGCCTCGTCGGAGGAGGAAGCAGAGACAACGAGCCTCCTTGGACGGTACGAAACTGCCAACCTGCGCGAAGAGAGACGAGCTTAGACACCCGCGAACCGAGCCGAGACGAGAAGAACGAGCTAGAACGGAGCGCACCGCGGTGCCGACGCCCTGAACTTCGAGGAGGAAGCGGCAAGTGACACCCGAGGAAGAGGGGGAGGCTTCCGGCGGGTCGAGGAGGAGGTCCGCAGCCCCGCCGAGCAGCAGCCGTACCCCGCGGCCGTCGTCGCCATAGCCGCCTACTCGGCTGCTCCTGCTTGGATTCGCTTGCCTGTCAGCGAGGACCGAGGGGAAAGGAAGAGAAGAGCGAGGGTGAACCAGTAACTGGGCCGCCCACCGTAGCCCAGGAAAGGTCCGTTTGACACACCTCCCCCCGCACCTGTTGGCTAGTTGAGAAAAAGTCAAACATTACCTCCCTTAATTTTCATGCAAATCCGTTTTTCCTCCCTGAACTCTAAAATCGGACAAAACACATCCCTCAACTTTTATAACCATTCATCTTACCTTTCTggccctgttataagcagttttgaaggcggttttgtctttttcttttttatttatttcgactAAAtgtttgaaaaatcacagtaaatcataaaaaaaatcataaaatggaaaatctaattttattgaatccacatgagtagatctacacaatgaacatataatatggtatgctttaatacaaagtttttgttgtggctttagatctatgtttttctgtaattaattggaataatccatagttgcagtttctatggtccaattgtgatgaaatttttatggtgggctaattattgtatgattgaactgtaataaaaatttcatactcatgggatcatgtatagcttagttatagatttatttatatttaacaagcataaacctaaataaaatatataactaagttatacatgatccaacgagtatgaaatttttactacaaattaagcatacaataattagcccaccataaaaattttaccacaattggatcatagaaactgcaggtatgaattattccatttagttacagaaaagcatagatctaaagctacaacaaaaactttgtactgaAGCATAtctatatgttcactgtgtagattccaacaaaattaaattttctattttatgattttcatgtgatttactatgatttttcaaagattcagccgaaacaaataaaaaaagaaaaaagacaaaaccgccttcaaaaccACTTATAACCGGGCCAGAGAGGTAAGATGAACAATTTTAAAAATTGAGGGAGGTGTTTTGCCCGATTTTAAAGTTCAGAGAGGAAAAATGAACTTTCACGAAAATTGATAGGgggtaatgtggactttttcctGGCAGTTGCTGTTGCCGCAGCCCGCAGCGGCCATTCGAATTGAGTCTGCGTTTGGCCTCTCAGCCCCTCTCCTCTTGAGTTCCTCGTGGTTTTTAGTGATTCTGCGTTTCTGTCGTCCCGTGCAACGCGACGAGATTCTGGCCGTGATACATGTTCCGGTCGTGCCTGAGTCTGAGTTAGTGAGTCCGATGCT includes:
- the LOC136456211 gene encoding uncharacterized protein, translating into MATTAAGYGCCSAGLRTSSSTRRKPPPLPRVSLAASSSKFRASAPRLAVSYRPRRLVVSASSSDEANSDAVPSPTETTIDIKLPRRSLLVQFTCNACGERTKRLINRVAYERGTVFLQCAGCQVYHKFVDNLGLVVEYDLREENKVQGENAVNSNSED